The Porites lutea chromosome 7, jaPorLute2.1, whole genome shotgun sequence genome includes the window AAAGTTTGTGTTTCTGAAAGGTTCTCGCTAATTAGAAGGAGAAGAAAAAGTGTTCAGTTGTGTCCACAAGAAACAACACATCCAATTTTCCAAATCCATCAAATTGTGCAATTTCATGTGAAAGAGATCGTACACCCATTGCGCTTTCTTTCTTGGAGAGATTCAGAATTTCTGATCCCCCGGCCCACAGCTTAACAGAACAAAACAGTAATCTATTTTTAATTCCAGAAGCAGTCAGAATTTCTGATCCCCCATCATGGCAAAGGACAAAAACGGCTATCTGTTCATAGTTATAAAAGTATTCAGAATTTCTGATCCCACGGCCCATAGCTTGACAGAACAAAACGGTAATCTATTTTTAATTCCACAAGGATTCAGAATTTCTGATCCCCCACCACGGCAAGGGACAAAAATGGATATCTGTTCATGGTCGTCAAAGTATTCAGAATTTCTGATCCCCCATCACGGCAAGGGACAAAAATGACTATCTGTTCATGCTTGTCAAAGTATTCAGAATTTCTGACCCCCCAAGCAACTTAAACAGCTGTCCCAGACAGTAATCAAACAATGGCAAGCGTATAGTATTGGAGAGCATTTGACAAGTTGGCTTGGAAAGAACTTTACGCGCTCGACGCAGAATACCTAATCTATGGTCCTTCCAAGATAAGGTGTTGTTTAGGACCCCGAAGATATTTAAACTTGTTAACTCTTTCTTAACGCGTGTTACTGATTTCTATAACTAGATCATCAGCCTCCATAGTCCTCTCATGAGTACCAACAAGCCTAATCTTCATTTTTTCAAGATTAAGTATTAGAAAATAAGCTTGAAGCCAGCTTAGGACGTAAGTTAGGCCACTAGTTAACTGAGCTTGAATTTTACTGACCGACTTGCTTGCTAATATATAAATAGACAAGTGTATCGTCAGCATAAAGCGCGACGCTACAACCTTGAACCGCCAGAGGTAACTCATTTATGTAGACGATAAATAATAAAGGGCCAAGTACGCTACCCTAGGGGACCCCGAAAGATATAGGCTGGGGCTCAGACACGACCCCATTAGTGCAAACACTTTGGGTCACTTTTGACAGCAGAACGATTCATTCCTAGTGAAGCTAACTAATCTAACATGATGCTATGATCTAAGGTGTCAAAGGCCTTGCTTAGGTCTAAAAGTATAGGCCAGTTAATAGTCCTTTGTCAATGTTTTCCAGCAAAGTGTTTGTCACGTGTGATGCACAGTCAATGCGCTTGTCATCCGTTTCACTCCAAGATACAAGGTTATTAGGTACAAAAAACAGTTCAGGGACGATTTCACTCAACTTCTTTTGAAGTCGTTTATGCTTTAATTAGAGGATCCTAACGAACAAGCAATCGCGTTCAATACTCTTATTTCGGACTGTTTAGAGTGACATGCACCCTTAAAGCGTGTGAGGGTGACAGATAATCTGCGCTCTGCTTGAATGATCCGAACATTcgacaggggcggatccaggacttttttttaggagggggtgcactcgtctcttgctctacttcaacaccaataaaccacatagttttttttttgcagaataccagttgtattagaaaaccgcaggtcatctcaggaggAGGGGGGGTACGCACCCCCTGCatcctccccctagatccgcccctgttcgAACGCTGCAGGAGGCATGCAGGCGTTATCGTAGGGAAACACACCCACCACCTCACATTGAGGCTGCGTGGGACATCTTCCAAGACTCCTGTAAGAGTCTTAAGAAACTGATTGggaaagcaaagaaaaggtTTATGACCAACGCACTCTCGTCTAAGCTGCACAAGGAAGTATGGAAGACGATCCATCGTATACTTCACCCTAGCCATCAATCAATAACTGTCTATCCCGATGAACTGAATGAGCACTTTGCTTTTGCAGCTGAGCGTGTCGATGCCTCAGTGGCAGTTGATAAGGAGGAGCCGCATAGGCGTATTAATGCTCTTGCGCATGACCCTGATACTTCCTTCGGTCTGAAGAGTGTTACCTATCATGAAGTTATTCGGGAGAGCAAAGCGCTGCGGTCCGACTGCTCTACTCACTACTGGTCCGGATAACATTCAAACCAAATTCATCAAGCTAGTTTCAGACCATTTAACATCGCCTTTAACGCATATCTTAAACACGTGCATTTCGAAACTGGAATTCCCAACTCTTTGGAAGATTGCACGCATTAGTTCATTCCGAAGGTGGGCGAACCCCAGGGAAATGACGATTTTCGCCCTGTTTTCATTTTGCCTGTGTTATCAAACGTTTATGATCTTGACGACAAATGGTGGATTTTCTCACGGAAACTGTTGCGCTTCAGCCAAATGTAAGTGCATACCGCAAAAGCCACTCAACTGCAACTACTTTGCTTGCAATGAGAGATGATATCCTCAAGGCAATGAACAGAGGTGAGGTCACCATTGGAATTATGGAAGACTTTTCtaaagcttttgatacagttGTGTATGAGACATTTCTGTGCAAATTGCATAAGCTAGGGTTTTCCAAGTCCTCTCTACATTAGATTGTGAGTTATTTGACTGATCGAACGCAGTACGTCCAAATCGATGATCTCTTGTCCGAACGCATAAATGTGTCTTTTGGGGTACCTCAAGGATTCATTTTGCGTCCCCTCTTATTCAAACTTTATGTCAACGACTTGACAGACGTTCTCCCAACCGAAGGAAATTCCCATCAAATATGCGAACGATATAACGATTTATAGTCACTCTAAACCATCTGAGCTTCAGAGTTGTCAGGCAGAGATGCAGGCTGCGCTGGAAAAGCTTTCTACCTGGTCATCCCGATGTAACTTGGCCCTCCATCCTAAAAAGACTAAAGTAATGCTTCTTTCAACTCCCCAGATGTCAAGAACACATGGGCTAGACGGACACTCCATCCATCTCTAATGGAAAGGGTCTCGAGCGAGTTTCAACTTTCCGCCTACTTGGTACGGAAGTTCACGAAAACGTCAACTGGAAAAGAGAGAGAAACTCCAAGATCTCAAGTTGTTACGGAACTTTGTCTGTACTGAGGAAGTTGAAATACCGTGCCCCGTATAATGCCAGAAAACACTTGGCAGAGTGTCTTATTTTGTCAAAGATCGATTATAATGACATTGTCAGTGATACTATAGCAGATTATCTTGTTAAGAGACTTCAGCGAGTATAGTTAGCGGCTGCTAAGCTGTCTACCTGGTCATCCAGATGTAACTTGACGCTCAACCCTAAAAGGACTAAAGTATGATGCTTCTTTCAACTCCCCAGATGGCACGAATTCATGGACTAGACGGACACTCCATCAATCTCTGCGCAAATGGAAAGGGTCTCGAGCGAGTTTCAACGTTCCGGTTAGCGGCTGCTAGTTTTGTTTTAGGACGCTACGCAACTAAGCTTGATTTACTTTATTAAAtgcgttcatacactcccgtagtaccctcgaaaaccataccctatacccgttttcagaccaaaaatggcacaaaaaccatactctttggagcggcacatacctatctggcttatataagggagtatccTCCCGCGGATAACTGTGGGCCCATGTGGGTTAAAGTGGATAAGGTGACTccgcttttttttattaaaacaatcaATAAGGGCTGCAGAGTTGCTAGCCAGGAAACGCGGTGCTCTTCCGATTAAATTGTATTTATTCGCGAGAgcgctttttaattttttttttttcgagggcGGCGCTCTTTCAAGCAACTAcggttttcatttcatttgagGACCTTATTACTCGTGTGGTTCATCTGCATTACATTTGAAAACTTTTACATTTGCTGTCAGTTATCACATTTCTGGCTTCAACGGCCTAACTATCCTTTGTACTGCTTTTGGAGCGGGTACATATAATTCTTTTTTAGGCCGCACCACCCGATTCAAATAACCTTGGCTGCATTCGGCTGGTGCTAATTTTGTAACCGTGCGTCTGTCGAGGTATatcaatagtccagtttcgagttcgctatgaccgctgaattaaagaagtgaagacgcattttttacaggcttagcctccatccgaggtaatatattcacaaattccaacgagaaaaagacctatttattactctgtctattgtgcatattcaaattttaaacacttacttgccggaatttctgaatattttactttacgtcgagggtaaccctgtataaatgtgccgttaatgtttgtattcagcggtaatttttaatttgaaactgggCTATTGTTCatttggtttttctttgttgtaaggTCGACATTGCTTCATACCAAATGTCAGTTTTGTCCGCGACGTGCGAAAGATTGTCATATTCTTGTTTATATTTATTCTCTTTATGTCTCTAAATCCAATCGTTTATTACATCTGATTCAATATGAGGACGGTGGTCACTTACTAAAACATGCAGAGAAAACAAATCTTGCTTGATTTCATGCAGTGCCTCAAAAATATATCATTATATAAATATCTATTTACTAGGGAGCGTGAAAACAAAGCCTACTTCCTGCAAGTGGAGTCTAAACCAATTCCTGTGTACTGTCACATGGAAGCTGTTGAGCTTGGAGCATGCGGAGGAGGTGGATGGACGCTCGTCATGAAGACCGATGGCGAAAAGGTAGCAGCAGCGATGCAACAATTATTGCCCTCGCCgagatttcgcccagaaggcgaaatcccgaggaggcactcttgtaactcgcgcgtatattaaggaaagtacttacagctggaatatacagtcagtatgccagaaaaaaatctcGACTTGtctgaacaggggccgcgaggaatcggtaggtaatgatgacgtttctattgtttgcgcccgcaagtacgaaatggttaggatgacttAAAGACAAAAAATCGCTAGGGGACCggttaggtagattttgtgacatttatcgtgcagtcatacttcgatactctttcacgttacgtgttatcagtgacattctgtggagcagttgttttgaaagttattgaccaaaagacactcgttaagcacagatgaagttataaggtgcgtataactgtgtatatatatggagagtttgccagacaagagttcacaattttttgattggaaaccttgccagacactctttctctctctttgaccgaagttaagactcagccccaaacaagcaagacgagtaaacaacggctagcttatcactagcagaactatggacgattacagaaattcgccgacaatcaaattctgtgctgacttatttcCTGCCCACAGAtcatgtccttccgctataaaatttaaaataagactagaatgcgcgagcgtgaattaaTCAAACGTCCTTCtcatttctaaggcttactttccggcaaataaaatgaactgaatgtaaaaagtgaaagagaaatagcgaaaaattcaacttctaattaaattttttcttatggtttagaataaactattctcgaaactgagaatgttttgatcaaagctgtgtacaTCGAACAGTGAAAccgtgcatggaaccttgcgtttcctgtatttatctcacatATTGTAttgaatatgtgtgaaaatcttcattatgaatcggtgtATTTCAAAGAGCCACACAACAAGCAAGAATACCATTGACcaacaatatacagaacgggggcagctgtagtgtcaactattaccaGTAGAATTCATTGATAATATATTGCCCGCGTTCATGATTGGCTCCAAATCCCTcgactaattcttcataaccttCAGCCGTTTACCATTTTTGGAAGACGTAGGACTGAATATACATGATCGATTCTATGGTATATTgcctattattaaaaactgactcattggataatgcaattctagtgttctgattggcttatgagcgtctgctcaaaattaaaaacaagctgaaaatcggttgtttttacaaataaagttgggaagaattctcgatactgttttgtgggcgtttttgataaaacaattattctactcgtccttgttggatatgagatgattacagccatctcggcgctacgcgcctcgttgacTAATCTAAATGACCCATCGATCAACCTCGAGCAGTTTCctttaaactattttttgctaaaattgcgacCGAGAATTGCTAGCAAATCAGGTTTGGGACAGATTGCAATCCAGGACATAAGTGAACAGCGGAGCTGGTTTTAGGAAAGtaactaaacagcttttaaacaatTAGCTGAAAGGAAGCGAACATACCGTCAGCTTTTGGCTGGGGGTACAGGTATTGGAATATCAAATTTGGAAATTGCCAATCCATACTGGACCACACGGTATGGGAGTCTGTTGTGTAAACCATTCCGGCTTATGTTGAAAATTAGCTGttaggtaaattttaagctttaGTATAAATAGGGCAAAGGGCGTGATTTCAGTCCAGTGCAATCCTTGGGGCAAGTCTTTTTAATAGCGCCCGAACAAAACGTTTATTTTCTGACAGGTTGATAGTTTCAGATGAATTGTTAGTTTTACAATGAAGGAGCAGAATTTTTGTAAAGATattgattttatttaatttttaccctttttggcATATTTCCTACCATAATAATGTTGCGCAAAAGTGGGTGATCCGAGATAGCCCGTGAGGAGAATCTTGTGTGCCGCTCGCAAAAATGTTACCGTGTAGGTTTCTTACAAGAATAGGGCTTTACTGACAAATTATGAGGCTAATTTGGCTCGATTTTGGGTGAGCTCctttttatttgcgtttttaTGAACCGAGACCGAGTTGAGGTCCATAAAATCGCGAAAAAGAACCAGCCCCGTATCCATTCCTCTTGACCGAAGATTTGGTAAAGCAAGGATTTATTACATGGCCAAAAAGGAAATTGTTTCTCGCACAGAACACAGGATTCGTTTCATCTTGACGGGTCGTAAAAGGGCCAGTCATATCAGTAATGTAGCCTCTTCACACTGGCTCACTAGTACACCTAGATGGCGACCATTGACCATCATCACAGCGAAATGTTTAGAGGAATCTCGCCATGTCACGTCATTTACCTGGCTGGGGtatttattacattattttaattcttACCAGGCGTTTGATTGTCTTAGCCTAGATATTCTCAAAACTACTTGGGGACGAGGAGGAGTTGACCCCCGGGGCCCAGAGGGCCAAACTGGATAGTCTTACAAACTTTTGGAGCAGAATGTGACTGCTGTGATGTCAAGTGAAAACAGTTTGTTAATTGACGATATATCATTCTTTATCTGTTTAGAATACCTTTCATTACGATTCAAAATTGTGGACCAACAAGACGGACCATAATCCCTCTGCGGGAAAGACCCTGCTCGATGatcaagaaacaaaattacCCACCTACTGGAGCACACCATTCACTAAGATCTGCCTCGCTATGAAGATCGGCCATCAAGTTAATTCGATCGTCATCAACAATCAAGCCAACTCCTTACACTCCCTGATCGCTGACGGAAACTACCGTTCAACTAATTTGAATCGTCATACCTGGAAGAAGCTGATTGGCCAACAGGCATCGCTGCAGAGAAATTGTAACAAGGAAGGGTTCAATTCTCGTGGGTGGTGGAAGCGGTGCAGCAGAGCAAGAATAGGTATCATAAGTAACCAAGAATACAACTGTGTTTCCCCTGACTCGAGAATTGGGTTTGGTACTGGTGGTTATCCTTCTGATACCAACACCTGTGGAAATATAGCCTGGCATATTAtagacaatggtgacaaaaacaTTAAAGCGATGGGCTACATCCTGGTGCAATGAGTATACAAATGCAACGTTAAAAGTATTGTTCGACTTCATAGTCAACGATCAGTGTCCTTTACAATGCTAAATAGAAATTGTAGGTTAAGTGAAGGCTTAATTCTTGCGTGAACAAATATTTGTGgaaattaaattgaataaaCGCATTgctcaaaacaaaaccttttgttCTGTCCCCCCCGGGGGGATACTTCTGGGAATTCTTAgtggggtgtgccgcccggttcccCAAGATCCTGACgcgaccaaaaaatgtcattttccacacccgttttcagacctagcctttaggcagaaattacgTTAgtattacttagattagaacgcaaacaaaaaaattgctcaTATTcgtttcgaattcgcatatttctctttctttcttactcatttggaattgaaatgataaatacgttcatattttcccgtagttccctcaaaaaccatacccgattccagaccaaaatgggcaaagtgtatacccgttttcagaccaaaacggcgcaaaaaccctacccgatggggcggcaaatacctatatagcttatataagggagtaccccccccccgggtgttTTCTCTGTCTCAATCgttcatttatattttttccatGATAGGTCTCTCTCCAGGGAACGGTCCTAGCATCCCCACAACCCCCTTCGCCTACCAGGGCTAGCGCCAAAATttacacacgcacacacactaGATGACACAAACCCGACACTTTCTGGCACAACACAGCTTGAAAAAAAGCACTTAATCGAAACAGCGCCACCCGAATAACCTTGGCATCTTTTAAATCGAAAAACAATAAACGCCGCGACGCTCTTTcgaaaaattcaatgttttactGCATTTAATCGAAAGGGCGCCGACCTCAAGTAAGAATCGCacaggagaagaagaaaaataaataaacgccTCGGCGCTCTTTCGAATGAACATATTTTTCTCCTGCATTCAACCCATTCAAGCGAGAGTGTCGCATTTCCCAGCAATATGGCAGCGCTTATTAATTTTTGCTAATCAGActttttaaggtgattccttagtaaaagaacctaacatagattgtagatgaaacttggtacactgatgttaCAAGTCcaaaagatgacaaaaaagtaataaaaagtgggggtcaccgtgcttgttttgacgtcacaatgctgacaaatacagCTATTTAGGaacttttgacaaaaaccgcgcgcagcccaaaactagacaaaaagaagacatttttttcgatgatgcatgcggtatcgcacagaatttgactttaatgtattgtttttccacttacgtaccagaaaaatgccttttaatgcccttgtttttactttacgctccaaagtagaatttaATTGGACACGAGCTATTGGActcgtgatagctcaatccgtacaatttagtaaaattgccaaaaaactgaacatacatttgggccaatttttttctcattcaaagggagcactgtccttattaaaataatgaaataaaaaatgggggtcaccgtactcgtttttgcggtagagctgcagaaagtgcgcaccaaatgcatctTCTCCcttttttgagagaggacttcGGCCAGTTTTAAAATAGAATGTtcgtgaaagggggaagaaagtattaaaaactcccttcttacagaatttacatcgatatatcacatttaggacccAATTTgttaaagaaagcgtttaaatgaaaatcaaagtgggtaagcacaagttaaacatggatcactatcgaggttctccgtgaggaagtcgaactcagcaacacgcgtactgcttacgttattcATATTCCTCatacattgagtctcacctcggcaagaaacaaccgcaaacaaaacttacaatagcgtttctcttcagtcaatcggccatcttgttatgcacagtaagagatgcgcacatcaaaaccagggaatcaccttaatatGTTGATTACCATTGCTGATTGAAGAATATTGATATTATGTTTAAAACCCGTCTTCAGAAGAAATGAAAGTTCAAACCAAAACAAGGTTTGAACTTTCACTGATTTCTTCTTGGTAGTATGCTATTTAAATAAGTATGATGAAAGTGATGATAAAGTATCTCCCTAAACAACTTTACATTTTATTTATCGTAGAGTACGTACGTGATACTCCCATTAACTGAGTTTGCAAGGCTGCGTATTAAACTTCAGTCAGTTAAGTGACCTCTTAAGTTCGCGCAAaccaaattgtaaaaaaatgggATGGAAATTTCGAAAGAGCGCTGCGGTGCTTATTGATTTTGCTAATTAAAGATGCCAAGGTGATTTGAGGGTGGGCTTTTTCGATTAAATgtaatacaacaacaacataagctttatttgcattaCTATAtatttacagtattgcaaaagctttaagataaagttacaatttacactaatgataatacaatgcaaaaatgattaaaatggccaatcaagtgtcatcagtatgattttataacaaattattaatacgtaaatcattacataatgaaatattttttaacaaatgtgaatttacagaaaaattctgtgatttcatcaatttaattattaatactgtgcaagatagctgattaaaaacaacaaaattatgttggatttgattgtagaatttttcCCTTGGGATTTTATATTTTGGACAatgcaagagaaaatgaaattctaaGTCTTTCCTTTTAATTGGTTGAATTTCTGGTTAAGTCTAgataacttaaaattttataatcatgtttaaaCATGCCgtaaaattgtagtttcttagaatgattgtatgttgccaatatgttatattttttgttttattttgtttatataATGTTTGATCTTAGCTTCACTTAAATCATTAGGATCAAAATCGGGCAGGTTAAAATATTCAGATAGTTTGATAAGATtatggtaaaagctatttttaccatTATAATGAAGTTCTAGCGAGGTACGAAAGGCTTGTTTAACAATAGTATATCCTCGTTTTCACGCAGAAGATACAATATGTGATAAA containing:
- the LOC140944282 gene encoding uncharacterized skeletal organic matrix protein 5-like gives rise to the protein MMSSCKEIYDETLERENKAYFLQVESKPIPVYCHMEAVELGACGGGGWTLVMKTDGEKNTFHYDSKLWTNKTDHNPSAGKTLLDDQETKLPTYWSTPFTKICLAMKIGHQVNSIVINNQANSLHSLIADGNYRSTNLNRHTWKKLIGQQASLQRNCNKEGFNSRGWWKRCSRARIGIISNQEYNCVSPDSRIGFGTGGYPSDTNTCGNIAWHIIDNGDKNIKAMGYILVQ